Proteins encoded in a region of the Mycolicibacterium chitae genome:
- the lipA gene encoding lipoyl synthase has translation MSVDPGNRKLLRLEVRNAETPIERKPPWIKTRARMGPEYTELKALVKREGLHTVCEEAGCPNIYECWEDREATFLIGGEQCTRRCDFCQIDTGKPADLDRDEPRRVAESVAAMGLRYSTVTGVARDDLPDGGAWLYAETVRAIKALNPGTGVELLIPDFNGIHEQLAEVFESRPEVLAHNVETVPRIFKRIRPAFRYQRSLDVLTAAREDGLVTKSNLILGMGETPDEVVTALRDLHAAGCDIVTITQYLRPSVRHHPVERWVKPEEFVEHAAFAESIGFAGVLAGPLVRSSYRAGRLYAQVIEQRTTAAKH, from the coding sequence GTGAGTGTCGATCCCGGTAACCGCAAACTGCTGCGTCTCGAGGTTCGCAACGCCGAGACCCCCATCGAGCGCAAGCCGCCGTGGATCAAGACCCGCGCCCGCATGGGCCCCGAGTACACCGAGCTCAAGGCGCTGGTCAAGCGCGAGGGGCTGCACACGGTGTGCGAGGAGGCCGGCTGCCCCAACATCTACGAATGCTGGGAAGACCGCGAGGCCACCTTCCTGATCGGCGGCGAGCAGTGCACGCGGCGCTGCGACTTCTGCCAGATCGACACCGGCAAGCCGGCCGACCTCGACCGCGACGAACCGCGCCGGGTCGCCGAGAGCGTGGCCGCGATGGGGCTGCGCTATTCGACAGTCACCGGCGTGGCCCGCGACGACCTGCCCGACGGCGGCGCCTGGCTGTACGCCGAGACGGTGCGCGCCATCAAGGCGCTCAATCCGGGGACCGGGGTGGAGTTGCTCATCCCGGACTTCAACGGCATCCACGAGCAGCTTGCCGAGGTCTTCGAGTCGCGTCCGGAAGTGTTGGCGCACAACGTCGAAACGGTGCCGCGGATCTTCAAGCGGATCCGGCCCGCGTTCCGCTACCAGCGCAGCCTGGATGTGCTGACCGCCGCCCGCGAGGACGGCCTGGTCACCAAGTCCAACCTGATCCTGGGCATGGGCGAGACCCCCGACGAGGTGGTCACCGCGCTGCGCGACCTGCACGCCGCGGGGTGCGACATCGTCACCATCACCCAGTACCTGCGGCCCTCGGTGCGCCACCACCCAGTGGAGCGCTGGGTCAAGCCCGAGGAGTTCGTCGAGCATGCGGCGTTCGCCGAGAGCATCGGCTTCGCCGGGGTGCTCGCGGGTCCGCTGGTGCGTTCGTCGTATCGGGCGGGGCGGCTCTACGCCCAGGTGATCGAGCAGCGCACCACTGCTGCCAAGCACTGA
- a CDS encoding TIGR01777 family oxidoreductase: MADDAATSVAIAGSSGLIGSALVSALRADGHAVTRLVRRTPAKPDERCWNPDTGDVDPRDLAGLDAVVNLCGVNVGGGRWSGAFKQSLRDSRIDPTEVLAAAVARAGVPTLLNASAVGYYGDTRDRAVDETAPPGSGFMARLCQDWEAATAPAAEAGTRVVLSRTGLVLAPKGGLLGRLRPLFALGLGARLGDGRQYMPWITLADQVRALRFALTNTALSGPVNLTGPAPVTNAQFTSALGRALNRPARLVIPGFAARLAVGEFAEEALLSGQRAIPAVLERAGFEFEHNTIGAALAYATGRDQR; this comes from the coding sequence GTGGCCGACGACGCAGCCACCTCCGTCGCCATCGCGGGCTCCTCGGGGCTGATCGGTTCGGCGCTGGTCTCCGCGCTGCGCGCCGATGGGCACGCCGTGACCCGGTTGGTGCGCCGCACACCGGCGAAACCCGACGAGCGGTGCTGGAATCCGGACACCGGCGACGTCGACCCGCGGGACCTGGCCGGTCTCGACGCCGTCGTCAACCTGTGCGGGGTGAACGTCGGCGGCGGTCGCTGGTCCGGCGCGTTCAAGCAGAGCCTGCGCGACAGCCGGATCGACCCGACCGAGGTGCTCGCGGCGGCCGTCGCCCGCGCCGGCGTGCCCACGCTGCTCAACGCCAGCGCGGTCGGCTACTACGGCGACACCCGCGACCGCGCGGTCGACGAAACCGCCCCGCCCGGTTCGGGTTTCATGGCCCGGCTGTGCCAGGACTGGGAGGCCGCCACCGCGCCGGCCGCCGAGGCCGGCACCCGGGTGGTGCTCTCGCGCACCGGACTGGTCCTCGCGCCCAAGGGTGGCCTGCTGGGGCGGCTGCGGCCGCTGTTCGCGCTGGGGCTGGGCGCCCGCCTGGGCGACGGTCGCCAGTACATGCCGTGGATCACCCTCGCAGATCAGGTGCGCGCGCTGCGCTTCGCGCTCACCAACACCGCGTTGTCCGGGCCGGTGAACCTGACCGGCCCCGCACCCGTCACCAACGCGCAGTTCACCTCGGCGCTGGGCCGGGCGCTGAATCGTCCCGCCCGGCTGGTGATCCCGGGCTTCGCGGCCAGGTTGGCCGTCGGAGAGTTCGCCGAGGAGGCGCTGCTGAGCGGTCAGCGCGCCATCCCGGCGGTGTTGGAGCGCGCGGGCTTCGAGTTCGAGCACAACACCATCGGGGCCGCGTTGGCCTACGCGACGGGCCGCGACCAGCGGTAG
- the lipB gene encoding lipoyl(octanoyl) transferase LipB, which produces MTASIRSADTPVEVRDLGRVEYQDAWQLQRDCADARVAGGPDALLLLEHPPVYTAGRRTEPHERPVDGTPVIDTDRGGKITWHGPGQLVGYPIIGLTEPLDVVNFVRRLEESLISVCAGLGLDVGRVEGRSGVWLPAQVVRGEPRPERKIAAIGIRVARAVTLHGFALNCDCDLNAYGSIVPCGITDAGVTSLSAELGRRVEVAEVRQTVADAVCDALDGRLPLTDATARVASSL; this is translated from the coding sequence ATGACGGCATCCATCCGGTCGGCCGACACCCCGGTCGAGGTGCGTGACCTGGGCCGGGTCGAGTACCAGGACGCCTGGCAGTTGCAGCGCGACTGCGCCGATGCCCGGGTGGCCGGCGGCCCCGACGCGTTGCTGCTGCTCGAACATCCCCCCGTCTACACCGCCGGGCGTCGCACCGAACCGCACGAGCGTCCCGTCGACGGCACCCCCGTGATCGACACCGATCGCGGCGGCAAGATCACCTGGCACGGGCCGGGACAGCTGGTGGGTTATCCAATCATCGGGTTGACCGAGCCGCTGGACGTGGTGAATTTCGTTCGGCGCCTGGAGGAGTCGTTGATCAGCGTGTGCGCCGGCCTCGGGCTGGACGTGGGCCGGGTGGAGGGCCGCTCCGGGGTCTGGCTGCCCGCGCAGGTGGTCCGCGGCGAACCGCGCCCGGAACGCAAGATCGCGGCCATCGGCATCCGGGTGGCCCGCGCGGTGACCCTGCACGGTTTCGCGCTGAACTGCGACTGCGATCTGAACGCCTACGGCAGCATCGTGCCGTGCGGCATCACCGACGCCGGGGTCACGTCGCTGTCGGCCGAGTTGGGCCGCCGGGTCGAGGTGGCCGAGGTCCGCCAGACGGTCGCCGACGCGGTCTGTGATGCGCTCGACGGCCGACTGCCGCTCACCGACGCAACGGCCCGCGTAGCATCGTCGTTGTGA
- a CDS encoding oxidoreductase yields MGLFDRFRGTGKRNTGDLKYLRDWVGTHHGVEAFIEPKTTVTDVTAVLIASDGEWTRRSVGEAGAQRLSSQLKIPVYDVQKVGYPQRMRDFDARRRIERKRAMRRELES; encoded by the coding sequence ATGGGCTTGTTCGACCGGTTCCGCGGGACCGGGAAGCGAAATACCGGCGACCTGAAGTACCTGCGTGACTGGGTGGGCACCCACCATGGGGTGGAGGCCTTCATCGAACCGAAGACGACGGTCACCGACGTGACCGCGGTGCTGATCGCCAGCGACGGCGAGTGGACGCGGCGCAGCGTGGGGGAGGCCGGGGCCCAACGGCTCTCGTCGCAATTGAAGATTCCCGTCTACGACGTGCAGAAGGTGGGGTACCCGCAACGCATGCGGGACTTCGACGCCCGTCGGCGCATCGAGCGCAAGCGTGCGATGCGCCGCGAACTCGAGAGTTGA
- the sucB gene encoding 2-oxoglutarate dehydrogenase, E2 component, dihydrolipoamide succinyltransferase: MAVSVQMPELGESVTEGTVTRWLKQEGDTVEVDEPLLEVSTDKVDTEIPSPVAGVLTKIVAQEDDTVEVGGELAQIGDAGEAGGSDEAAEPEPEPEAQAEPEPEPEPEPEPEPEPEAEPAAASSGGGDSGTSVTMPELGESVTEGTVTRWLKKVGDSVEVDEPLLEVSTDKVDTEIPSPVAGTLLSISAEEDDTVEVGGELAKIGDKGAAPAAKPEPKPEPKPEPKPEPKPEPEATKPTAKPAEEAQPEPAKPPAPKPEATPEPKAAAPAGGADSSPYVTPLVRKLAAENDVDLASVKGTGVGGRIRKQDVLAAAEAKKAPAAPAPAAASSAPAASAPAPAAPSPLAHLRGSTQKANRIRQITAKKTRESLQATAQLTQTHEVDMTKIVALRAKAKQDFSEREGVNLTYLPFIARAVIDALKAHPNINASYNEESKEITYFDAEHLGFAVDTEQGLLSPVVHNAGDLSLAGLARAIHDIADRARTGKLKPDELSGGTFTITNIGSQGALFDTPILVPPQAAMLGTGAIVKRPRVVVDETGNESIGVRSICYLPLTYDHRLVDGADAGRFLTTIKKRLEEGAFEADLGL; the protein is encoded by the coding sequence ATGGCCGTGTCCGTACAGATGCCCGAACTCGGGGAGAGCGTGACCGAAGGGACTGTCACTCGCTGGCTCAAGCAAGAAGGCGACACGGTCGAGGTCGACGAACCCCTGCTCGAGGTCTCCACCGACAAGGTCGACACCGAGATCCCGTCGCCGGTGGCCGGCGTGCTGACCAAGATCGTCGCCCAGGAGGACGACACCGTCGAGGTCGGCGGCGAACTCGCGCAGATCGGTGACGCCGGCGAAGCGGGCGGCTCCGACGAGGCCGCCGAGCCCGAACCGGAACCGGAGGCTCAGGCCGAACCCGAACCCGAACCCGAACCCGAACCGGAGCCCGAACCGGAGCCCGAGGCCGAGCCGGCCGCCGCCTCCTCCGGGGGTGGCGATTCCGGCACCTCGGTGACCATGCCCGAGCTCGGCGAGTCCGTCACCGAGGGCACCGTCACCCGCTGGCTGAAGAAGGTCGGCGACTCCGTCGAGGTCGACGAACCCCTGCTCGAGGTCTCCACCGACAAGGTCGACACCGAGATCCCGTCGCCGGTGGCCGGCACGCTGCTGTCCATCAGCGCCGAGGAGGACGACACCGTCGAGGTCGGCGGCGAGCTCGCCAAGATTGGCGACAAGGGCGCCGCCCCGGCCGCCAAGCCGGAACCCAAGCCCGAGCCCAAGCCGGAACCCAAGCCGGAACCGAAGCCCGAGCCCGAGGCCACCAAGCCCACCGCGAAGCCGGCCGAGGAGGCCCAGCCGGAGCCCGCGAAGCCCCCGGCGCCGAAGCCCGAGGCCACACCGGAGCCCAAGGCCGCCGCGCCGGCCGGCGGTGCCGACAGCAGCCCATACGTCACCCCGCTGGTGCGCAAGCTGGCCGCCGAAAACGACGTCGACCTGGCGTCGGTGAAGGGCACCGGCGTGGGCGGACGCATCCGAAAGCAGGACGTCCTGGCCGCCGCCGAGGCCAAGAAGGCCCCGGCCGCCCCCGCCCCGGCCGCCGCGTCGAGCGCACCGGCCGCCTCGGCGCCGGCGCCCGCCGCCCCGAGCCCGCTGGCGCATCTGCGCGGCAGCACGCAGAAGGCGAACCGGATCCGCCAGATCACCGCCAAGAAGACCCGCGAATCGCTGCAGGCCACCGCGCAGCTGACGCAGACCCACGAGGTCGACATGACCAAGATCGTGGCGCTGCGGGCCAAGGCCAAGCAGGACTTCAGCGAGCGCGAGGGCGTCAACCTGACGTACCTGCCGTTCATCGCCCGCGCGGTGATCGACGCGCTCAAGGCGCATCCGAACATCAACGCCAGCTACAACGAGGAAAGCAAGGAGATCACCTACTTCGACGCCGAGCACCTCGGCTTCGCGGTGGACACCGAGCAGGGGCTGTTGTCCCCGGTGGTGCACAACGCGGGTGATCTCTCGCTGGCCGGGCTGGCCCGCGCCATCCACGACATCGCCGATCGCGCCCGCACCGGCAAGCTCAAGCCCGACGAGCTGTCCGGCGGCACCTTCACCATCACCAACATCGGTAGCCAGGGCGCCCTGTTCGACACCCCGATCCTGGTGCCGCCGCAGGCGGCGATGCTGGGCACCGGCGCCATCGTCAAGCGGCCGCGGGTCGTCGTCGACGAGACCGGCAACGAGTCCATCGGCGTGCGGTCCATCTGCTACCTGCCGCTGACGTACGACCACCGGCTGGTCGACGGCGCCGACGCGGGCCGCTTCCTGACGACCATCAAGAAGAGACTCGAGGAAGGCGCCTTCGAGGCCGACCTGGGGCTGTGA